The segment GACAAAAGCTCTATGTTTCGCAAAGTTCCATATGGGAAGAAAAGGACAAAGAGTTAAAAGATAGGTATGGATGTGGGGAGGTGATCCATTTCCTAGTTGAAGGTGGTTGAAATTGTCTGATTAACAACCGGGTATTTCTGAGCATTCTTGATTATCTTTGATAGAGCTGCTTGGCCAAGATCGAGCCCACAAACATCAGCAAGTTGAACTAGATAGAGTAAAACATCAGACAGCTCCTCTTCTAAATGCGTCTTATCGGCTGCGGTCCAATTGGGCAGTCCTCTTGCGACTTCTCCCTTCCACTGGAATATCTCAGAGAGCTCTCCAACCTCTCCCACCTGCAAAATCAAAtgcaaattttcataaaattagaaaataaagaatcatATGCTGTAGCTAACAGAGCCATGAAAAAGAGACCATGATAATCTGTGACCCTTTTGGAGACACTAAATTCAGGACTTACTAGAGCTAGAAGGAGATTTCTAGGACTGTGATATTGCTCCCATCCCCTTACTCTAGCAAACTCTGCAAGCCTATCCCTAAGTTCTTGAAGGGAAACATCCTTagtttttctagaaaactcaTCGGAACtctccatttcttctttttggcCTGCCTCACCCTAGCTCGTGCAAACTTAAATTTAAAGGAGAGGAAAGAGAGAAGTGAGGGGGGAAAAAGGGGATAGAGAATAGGGGAGGTTTGATAGCCTTtaatttttgcctttttctaaCTAAAACTGCACTGTGTAGTAAGTGGAGGAGCACTTGAGTGCTCTCTTACAACAGTAAGCATGTGAGTCTTGGCAAAGATGTCTCCATTTTTCCGTCCATGACTTGATATCACTTACTCCCACCTGCAAATCCCTTACTAGGAATATAGCAGCCATTACTCTACTTGCATCATATTTCCTATGTgctctcacattttttttttctcttttgagaGTTCTAACTTTGTTCTCAAGGAACTCTGATTCATCCCCCCAACTTCTTGATGGTGAATTTTAGAAGTATTAAATGACAAGAACcagaaaattttgtttgtttttagcCATGTCCACAAAAACCACAATCAACAT is part of the Vitis riparia cultivar Riparia Gloire de Montpellier isolate 1030 chromosome 17, EGFV_Vit.rip_1.0, whole genome shotgun sequence genome and harbors:
- the LOC117904456 gene encoding dCTP pyrophosphatase 1-like is translated as MESSDEFSRKTKDVSLQELRDRLAEFARVRGWEQYHSPRNLLLALVGEVGELSEIFQWKGEVARGLPNWTAADKTHLEEELSDVLLYLVQLADVCGLDLGQAALSKIIKNAQKYPVVNQTISTTFN